The DNA sequence GAGAATCGCGACTCCGTGGACGCCGGCTGCCGGAAGCTGACCGCCTCGTGGGTCCGGGCGGTGGCCGCGGAGAATCCCAGCGTGCCGAGTTGTGAGTTCTTTGAGCAGTATGAGAGGGCCGGGTCGTCCGCGGTTCTGCCTCCTGGGGTTTATACATTGCAGGTTGGGGCTTTTGGTTTTGATTGGGTTTGGATGTTAGTTACCTGATTCATTGTGAATTGTTTGAAATTCTAAGCTTGGATGAAGAGGAATTTGATTTTGATCGGTTTTGGGTGTTTGTTAGTTCTGAAAATGTCTGtagcaaggttttaaattgtggccGCAGTTTTGGTTGGGTGAAGTGTTTGGTTTTGATTgggtttggaattaggatgtTAATTACCTGATTGTGAAATGCTTGAAATTCTTGGAGGGTTTTTATTAGCATGGAATCTAGTTGAGGAATTGAGCTtcaatcttaaaatattttgtagtgttaaTTATGTTTATGATTGTAATGGGTTTATCGAGTTTAAGCTTGCTTATCCTGGCTTGTTTATGACACTTCACGAAGTAACTTCTGCATCATTTTTGGACAAAATTAATGAACAACATAAGTAGCTTACGTGTAGTGAAGGGGTGTTTACAGGTAATTTTGGATTTTTAGTGTGATTGATTGAGAAGTGTAATTTCAGTTGGTTTTGGATGTTCCCTActtttgaaatgtttgattttgttatttttaacacGGTTGATTAGGAGGAGAGATAAATTTTTGTAGGTTTCggttgttctttgattatacTGGAGTGTTTGGATTTTGTGGTTTATTGAAAGATTGAATTTTAAGGTTTTGAATGTTCACTAATTttgggcgagccctggtgcagcggtaaagttgtgccttggtgacttgttggtcatgggttcgaatccggaaacagcctctttgcatatgcaagggtaaggctgcgtacaacatccctcccccataccttcgcatagcgaagagcctctgggcaatggggtacgaagtacTACAGAATGttcactaattttaaaatgttcagAGTCTGTGGCTGGTTGGttgactttttgtttttattttttaaactttagttGTTCCTTATGGttgtgcttttttattttttggattttaatgaatttctGAAATGTTTGAAACTGAATGTGTCTGTGATTGTAGGACTTGAGAGCATATGGGAAGGAGAAGGGGTGGTGTCCATACTATTTAGCACGACATATGGTGCAGTTTGCCAACGTGGTGGTGTATAGCTATCAGTATTTGCTTGATCCGAAGGTGGCTGGAATAATATCTAAAGAAATGCAGAAAGAGTCAGTTGTTGTGTTTGATGAAGCTCATAATATTGATAATGTCTGTATTGAAGCACTTAGTGTGAGTGTGAGGAGACAGACTATTGAAGGTGCTAGAAGAAACCTTAGTAGGATGCGTCAGGAAATTGACAAGTATGTGCTGTTTCTAGCTTTCTCCTTTTGTATGGTGCCAATTTTTTCACTATTACAACTTAAATAGGGAAGAACAGGAGAATAAATTAATAGAATTTAAGAATTCTGTGGAATTTGGCATCTTCTGTACAATGCAAATAACCTTTTATACGTTGGTTAGGTTGATTCATAAAAGGAAGAATTATGAAGGATCAAACTTTACCTAGGGGCATGGGGAATTCCTGCCCTTTTTCCTGTGCAATAGTGCCATTATTGCTTTATTTTCCATTTGTACCCATAGCTGAAATTTGATTCAGATTCTCTTAACTATCGGAATTTGAACTGGTAGGAAGGTTCAAGGCCACTGATGCAGGTAGACTCCGTGCTGAATACAACAGGCTTGTTGAAGGTTTGGCACTAAGAGGAGACCTGCCTGGTATGTAGGATGAGAGTTTTGTTCTTAATGTCTTAATTCTTAAATGTTACCTCTGGTCATCACTAACTAAAACTTCTTTTCTTTACGTAGCTACTGATGCCTGGCTTGCAAATCCAGCCTTGCCTGATGATATACTAAAGGAGGCTGTACCTGGAAATATTCGCCGGGCTGAGCATTTTATTCATGTTTTGCGTAGATTAGTTCAATACCTTGAAGGGCGCTTAGATACTGAGAATGTGGAGAAGGAGAGCCCTGTTAGCTTTGTTGTCTCTATTCTTAACCATGCTGGAATTgaccaaaaatcactaaagttCTGTTATGATCGCCTTCATTCTTTGATGATGACATTGGAAATTACAGACACTGATGAGTTCCTTCATATTCAAACTATATGTGATTTTGCCACCCTTGTAGGAACGTATGCCCGTGGTTTTTCTATTATAATTGAACCTTTTGATGAGCGAATGCCACATATTCCAGATCCTGTATTACAGGTTAGCattgttgttttgatttttatttactctatttgcTGTTTTAACCTTAAAATTAGTTCTGTTTtgcaacatttatttatttcctgTGTTTATCTAGTACTCTTTTTCTTACTCCTTTTTTATCAATAACATTTCAGCTTTGTTGCCATGATGCTTCTCTTGCTATCAAGCCAGTTTTTGAGCGATTTCAGTCTGTTGTGATTACATCTGGTACACTAAGCCCAATAGATTTGTACCCTCGTCTTTTGAATTTCAATCCTGTTGTCAGTCGAAGTTTTACCATGTCCTTAACAAGGGATTGCATATGTCCTATGGTGCTTACCCGTGGCAGGTATTCCCATAATTTGCTCCCCTGTATTTTAAAACAGActttgttaattgttaatacattacattttaaatccctgattttcttgaaagagaccTCTTTTACTTCCCCCTTTATTCTATTTCTAATGTTTTAATATGTTTATTGTTTTAGTGATCAGCTTCCAGTCAGTACGAAATTTGATATGAGAAGTGATCTGGGTGTGGTAAGGAATTATGGAAGACTCTTATTGGAAATGGCTTCAGTTGTTCCAGATGGGATTGTATGTTTCTTTGTTAGTTACTCATATATGGATGGAATAGTCAATACTTGGAATGAAAATGGAATTTTAAAGGTGAGGGGACTAGTTAGATTCTTCAATATCCAGTCCATTTACTGGTTGAGTAGTAGTATCTGTTATATAGTTTGGTGGTGTGCTAAAAgcatctttgtttttttttccaggaAATAATGCAACATAAACTTGTCTTTATTGAGACTCAGGATGTGGTAGAGACTACATTGGCTCTTGATAACTACCGCAAGGCTTGTGATTGTGGAAGAGGTGCTATCTTTTTTTCTGTTGCTAGGTATGATAGCAGAAAAGTATCCTCCTGGGTTCTTGcatgataaaatattaatcaaaCTGCACTTTCTTTTCATGTGTTCTATGATTTTGTTAATGAATTCCTTAGTCTCTTTGATGctcttttttgttgaattgtaCATTAAAATGGGATCTTGAGATTTGAACTCTCGATTATCAGTAGTATTTTGCTTTTGTATGTACATGCTCATATACATACATGTTCCCTTGCTTGATGCACATTTAACAAACTAGATTGTTTAGattttagaaattagaataGCATGTGCAAATCCCCCGATTAAGGCAGAATTTAaggttgattttttataaacaacaaaaagCCTTTTCTCATTTGGTGGGGTTAGCTACATGTGTCGTATGCTGCCATTGTGTTTTGCCAAAAATCAAGTTGCCAAAGAGGCCATTAGATCTAACCTTTTAAATGGTCTCATTAgagggtttttttattttttttatatcttccaCCTATAACTATTGGCTCATCTTTCATTTGATAAACTCTTATTACTAGGGCTAATATTGCATCATAGGCATGATTAGCTATACTTTCTGTACTTAATACATTCTTTCATGATCTTATCTCTAATATATTGTTGTATGATCTTATCTATTAGTTtcattctttataaaaaaaagaggaaacttCTTTCTCATTTACTAATTGAGCTACTAGTTGCTGCGGTTGCTTACTACTTTACCTATCTATTAAGTTCATCTGAGCCTAAGAATATGTCTACTTGTTTGCAGGGGAAAGGTTGCTGAAGGTATAGATTTTGATCGACATTATGGCCGACTAGTAATCATGTTTGGTGTTCCTTTTCAATACACATTAAGCAAGTGAGTTTCATTTGACTAAATTTTTGAATAAGGATAATTTAGAACTATTATATTTCTTGTCAAAATTATGGAGGTTGAATTGCGGATTGCAGAACTTAATAGAGTAATAAATTTTCAGGATTTTGCTTGCAC is a window from the Glycine max cultivar Williams 82 chromosome 2, Glycine_max_v4.0, whole genome shotgun sequence genome containing:
- the LOC100801650 gene encoding general transcription and DNA repair factor IIH helicase subunit XPD, producing the protein MKLEIEDITVYFPYDKIYPEQYSYMVELKRALDAKGHCLLEMPTGTGKTIALLSLITSYVLSKPHSPLKLLYCTRTVHEMEKTLAELRLLHHYQLRHLGPAAKILALGLSSRKNLCVNPRVLAAENRDSVDAGCRKLTASWVRAVAAENPSVPSCEFFEQYERAGSSAVLPPGVYTLQDLRAYGKEKGWCPYYLARHMVQFANVVVYSYQYLLDPKVAGIISKEMQKESVVVFDEAHNIDNVCIEALSVSVRRQTIEGARRNLSRMRQEIDKFKATDAGRLRAEYNRLVEGLALRGDLPATDAWLANPALPDDILKEAVPGNIRRAEHFIHVLRRLVQYLEGRLDTENVEKESPVSFVVSILNHAGIDQKSLKFCYDRLHSLMMTLEITDTDEFLHIQTICDFATLVGTYARGFSIIIEPFDERMPHIPDPVLQLCCHDASLAIKPVFERFQSVVITSGTLSPIDLYPRLLNFNPVVSRSFTMSLTRDCICPMVLTRGSDQLPVSTKFDMRSDLGVVRNYGRLLLEMASVVPDGIVCFFVSYSYMDGIVNTWNENGILKEIMQHKLVFIETQDVVETTLALDNYRKACDCGRGAIFFSVARGKVAEGIDFDRHYGRLVIMFGVPFQYTLSKILLARLEYLRDTFQIKEGDFLTFDALRQAAQCVGRVIRSKADYGMMIFADKRYSRHDKRSKLPSWILSHLHDAHLNLSTDMALHVARDFLRKMAQPYDKTGGTGRKTLLSQEDLEKMAVSGMGDVMY